The following proteins come from a genomic window of Panthera leo isolate Ple1 chromosome E2, P.leo_Ple1_pat1.1, whole genome shotgun sequence:
- the LDHD gene encoding probable D-lactate dehydrogenase, mitochondrial isoform X2 — translation MANLLRAAATWGLFPWRGYCSGGTQGELSKGFVEALKAVVGSSHVSTAVAVREQHGHDESMHRCQPPDAVVWPQNVEQVSQLAALCYSQGVPIIPFGTGTGLEGGVCAVQGGVCINLTHMDKILELNLEDFSVVVEPGVTRKALNTRLRDSGLWFPVDPGADASLCGMVATGASGTNAVRYGTMRENVLNLEVVLPGGELLHTAGLGRHFRLGAGDRSSQALATHLPCVSPGSRKSAAGYNLTGLFVGSEGTLGLITAATLRLHPAPEATVVATCAFPSVRAAVDSTVHILQAAVPVARIEFLDDVTMDACNKHSQLNCSVAPTLFLEFHGSEQVLAEQLQRAEEITQDNGAFHFSSAKEAEERGRLWAARHSAWYAVLALRPGCKGYSTDVCVPISRLPEILVQTKEDLKAQGLTGAILGHVGDGNFHCLLLVDPEDPEELHRVKAFSELLGRRALALHGTCTGEHGIGLGKRQLLQEEVGAVGMETMRRLKAMLDPRGLMNPGKVL, via the exons ATGGCCAATCTGCTCCGGGCTGCGGCGACCTGGGGGCTGTTCCCCTGGAGGGGCTACTGCTCCGGGGGGACGCAG GGTGAGCTCAGCAAGGGCTTTGTGGAGGCTCTGAAGGCGGTTGTGGGGAGCTCCCATGTGTCCACCGCTGTCGCCGTCCGCGAGCAGCATGGTCACGACGAGTCCATGCACAG GTGCCAACCTCCAGACGCCGTGGTGTGGCCCCAGAATGTGGAGCAGGTCAGCCAGCTGGCCGCCCTGTGCTACAGCCAAGGAGTGCCCATCATCCCATTTGGCACGGGCACTGGGCTTGAGGGTGGAGTCTGTGCGGTGCAG GGCGGTGTCTGCATCAACCTGACCCACATGGACAAAATCCTGGAGCTGAATCTGGAAGACTTCTCTGTGGTGGTGGAGCCAGGCGTCACCCGCAAAGCTCTCAACACCCGTCTGCGGGACAGCGGCCTCTGGTTTCCCGTGG ATCCAGGTGCAGATGCCTCTCTCTGTGGCATGGTGGCCACTGGGGCCTCGGGCACCAATGCCGTGCGCTATGGCACCATGCGGGAGAATGTGCTGAACCTGGAGGTGGTGCTGCCTGGCGGTGAGCTGCTTCATACCGCAGGCCTAGGCCGTCATTTCCG GCTCGGGGCTGGAGACCGATCGTCTCAGGCCCTGGCCACTCACCTACCTTGCGTGTCCCCGGGGTCCAGGAAGAGCGCAGCTGGCTACAACCTCACAGGGCTCTTTGTGGGCTCTGAGGGGACACTAGGACTCATCACAGCTGCCACTCTGCGTCTGCATCCTGCCCCTGAGGCCACAGTGGTCGCCACCTGTGCATTCCCCAGTGTCCGGGCAGCCGTGGACAGCACTGTTCACATCCTCCAGGCTGCGGTGCCCGTGGCCCGCATTG AGTTTCTGGATGACGTCACGATGGATGCCTGCAACAAGCACAGCCAGCTGAACTGCTCCGTGGCGCCCACTCTCTTCCTCGAGTTCCATGGTTCCGAGCAGGTCCTGGCCGAGCAGCTACAGCGAGCAG AGGAGATCACCCAGGACAATGGAGCCTTCCACTTCTCGTCGGCCAAGGAGGCTGAGGAGCGCGGCCGGCTCTGGGCAGCGcggcacagtgcctggtacgcAGTGCTGGCCCTGCGGCCGGGCTGCAAG GGCTATTCCACCGACGTGTGCGTGCCCATCTCCCGGCTGCCAGAGATCCTGGTGCAGACCAAGGAGGACCTGAAGGCCCAGGGACTCACAG GAGCCATCCTTGGACACGTGGGTGATGGCAATTTCCACTGCCTCCTGCTGGTGGACCCAGAGGACCCCGAGGAGCTCCACAGGGTCAAGGCCTTTTCAGAACTGCTGGGCAG gcgGGCACTGGCACTCCATGGGACATGTACTGGGGAACATGGCATTGGGCTGGGCAAGCGCCAGCTGCTACAGGAGGAGGTAGGTGCCGTGGGCATGGAGACCATGCGGCGGCTGAAGGCCATGCTGGATCCCCGAGGCCTCATGAACCCAGGCAAGGTGCTGTGA
- the LDHD gene encoding probable D-lactate dehydrogenase, mitochondrial isoform X1 produces the protein MANLLRAAATWGLFPWRGYCSGGTQGELSKGFVEALKAVVGSSHVSTAVAVREQHGHDESMHRCQPPDAVVWPQNVEQVSQLAALCYSQGVPIIPFGTGTGLEGGVCAVQGGVCINLTHMDKILELNLEDFSVVVEPGVTRKALNTRLRDSGLWFPVDPGADASLCGMVATGASGTNAVRYGTMRENVLNLEVVLPGGELLHTAGLGRHFRKSAAGYNLTGLFVGSEGTLGLITAATLRLHPAPEATVVATCAFPSVRAAVDSTVHILQAAVPVARIEFLDDVTMDACNKHSQLNCSVAPTLFLEFHGSEQVLAEQLQRAEEITQDNGAFHFSSAKEAEERGRLWAARHSAWYAVLALRPGCKGYSTDVCVPISRLPEILVQTKEDLKAQGLTGAILGHVGDGNFHCLLLVDPEDPEELHRVKAFSELLGRRALALHGTCTGEHGIGLGKRQLLQEEVGAVGMETMRRLKAMLDPRGLMNPGKVL, from the exons ATGGCCAATCTGCTCCGGGCTGCGGCGACCTGGGGGCTGTTCCCCTGGAGGGGCTACTGCTCCGGGGGGACGCAG GGTGAGCTCAGCAAGGGCTTTGTGGAGGCTCTGAAGGCGGTTGTGGGGAGCTCCCATGTGTCCACCGCTGTCGCCGTCCGCGAGCAGCATGGTCACGACGAGTCCATGCACAG GTGCCAACCTCCAGACGCCGTGGTGTGGCCCCAGAATGTGGAGCAGGTCAGCCAGCTGGCCGCCCTGTGCTACAGCCAAGGAGTGCCCATCATCCCATTTGGCACGGGCACTGGGCTTGAGGGTGGAGTCTGTGCGGTGCAG GGCGGTGTCTGCATCAACCTGACCCACATGGACAAAATCCTGGAGCTGAATCTGGAAGACTTCTCTGTGGTGGTGGAGCCAGGCGTCACCCGCAAAGCTCTCAACACCCGTCTGCGGGACAGCGGCCTCTGGTTTCCCGTGG ATCCAGGTGCAGATGCCTCTCTCTGTGGCATGGTGGCCACTGGGGCCTCGGGCACCAATGCCGTGCGCTATGGCACCATGCGGGAGAATGTGCTGAACCTGGAGGTGGTGCTGCCTGGCGGTGAGCTGCTTCATACCGCAGGCCTAGGCCGTCATTTCCG GAAGAGCGCAGCTGGCTACAACCTCACAGGGCTCTTTGTGGGCTCTGAGGGGACACTAGGACTCATCACAGCTGCCACTCTGCGTCTGCATCCTGCCCCTGAGGCCACAGTGGTCGCCACCTGTGCATTCCCCAGTGTCCGGGCAGCCGTGGACAGCACTGTTCACATCCTCCAGGCTGCGGTGCCCGTGGCCCGCATTG AGTTTCTGGATGACGTCACGATGGATGCCTGCAACAAGCACAGCCAGCTGAACTGCTCCGTGGCGCCCACTCTCTTCCTCGAGTTCCATGGTTCCGAGCAGGTCCTGGCCGAGCAGCTACAGCGAGCAG AGGAGATCACCCAGGACAATGGAGCCTTCCACTTCTCGTCGGCCAAGGAGGCTGAGGAGCGCGGCCGGCTCTGGGCAGCGcggcacagtgcctggtacgcAGTGCTGGCCCTGCGGCCGGGCTGCAAG GGCTATTCCACCGACGTGTGCGTGCCCATCTCCCGGCTGCCAGAGATCCTGGTGCAGACCAAGGAGGACCTGAAGGCCCAGGGACTCACAG GAGCCATCCTTGGACACGTGGGTGATGGCAATTTCCACTGCCTCCTGCTGGTGGACCCAGAGGACCCCGAGGAGCTCCACAGGGTCAAGGCCTTTTCAGAACTGCTGGGCAG gcgGGCACTGGCACTCCATGGGACATGTACTGGGGAACATGGCATTGGGCTGGGCAAGCGCCAGCTGCTACAGGAGGAGGTAGGTGCCGTGGGCATGGAGACCATGCGGCGGCTGAAGGCCATGCTGGATCCCCGAGGCCTCATGAACCCAGGCAAGGTGCTGTGA